A single window of Colletes latitarsis isolate SP2378_abdomen chromosome 11, iyColLati1, whole genome shotgun sequence DNA harbors:
- the LOC143348575 gene encoding uncharacterized protein LOC143348575 isoform X35, whose protein sequence is MTISASILGLIAAAAIVGSEPHGVFGGSGGLAYSGASASASANAYAGSGASVSALSNANAFVGNFPGIDGGHEGHKGIRSYDNTGFGNQPNGGHDSSSGHTGVKGGRGSGCSKCKWEDDEYWETEEEEEEPEERNEDECDDGDDGQYRPEHHHGRGKKPNVQKLGAPGVGGAPGVGGAPVKGGPGGSGSPSSGSPWNKPSGQQHGQQPGAGSKPWNQGPGGPAGTFGTGPQGSTGPNAGKPGVTNQPGWNKGPETGSGCSGNNSPGSGCGQDSSGVGPVKQGPVPFGSPNAGNVQKQGSPNYSTSPTGGYGPQGSSPTPGCGPYGNCGPTSGGGPGYPGKPGSPGSQGGPGYPGSPGSSGSPGGQGGPGYPGSPGSSGKPGGPGSPGCTGSPYGNCGGATPGGSPVTGGPFGGHPGSGSPYGGIPGSSGSPGGPGYPGKPGSPGSSGGPGAPEGPKYPGSSGSPGCTGGRYGNCDGSAPGGSPVKNGPFAGHPESGSPYGGTPGSPGSPGGPGYPGSPGSPGGPGRPGSPGSPGSHGGPGYPSRPGSSGSPGGPGSPGGPGSPGCTGGPYGNCGGAAPGGSPVKGGPFGGHPGSGSPYGGTPGSLGSPGGPGYPGKPGSPGSSGGPGAPGGPKYPGSSGSPGDQEGPGSPGSPGCTGGRYGNCDGSAPGGFPVKNEPFAGHPGSSSPYGGTPGSPGSPGGPGYPGSPGSPGGPGRPGSQGGYPSSPGSSGSPGGPGSPGCTGGPYGNCGGAAPGGSPVKNGPFTGHPGSGSPNVGSPGSPGGPGYPASPGSPGSPGCTSGPYGNCGATPGGSPYGPSAGHPGHPGSGSPIGGSLGSPGGSGYPGSPGSPGSPGGSQTPYGPFTGVSTSAGAHAGVSGPSPGSRHPPGTPGSGSPGSSPSYSPNGPYGGQKPGPYGPSSGAPGVKGGPSGAGHPPGTPGSGAPGSSPSYSPNAPSSNSPFGNAGTPGSPNGPYGGQKPGPYGPGSGAPGVKGGPGGSGPGTSPNGPYPGNGKPSPGSSPSAPGASPNKPGAGNGHPPGGQSKPDGDSKIFYINVNPAPGTPAGSKPHGNTGPHGGPGTTKSPFGTGPSEPTRPYQPGPHGGAGTTKPAYQPGPHEDAGPTKSPFQPSPYGGAGTTKSPFQTSPYGGAGTAKPPYQPGPHANTAPTKSPFQPGPYGGAGTTKSPYPNGPHAGTPGGSPGWPGSGINGPTNQSPLGVQPGSGTSGCTGSGQGCGSGCSQSNSPGGKPCDENNIPNIEKLSGPAGEGPDDFSQSSQAVFPPGEAIRPSNAPGCTYGSCPPGSGPSPGGKPDNVNKIPGGPGTYEWNPFLTGKVSPPSSGGSYPTATTSKPIGVGNPFFGGGPAVGVGAGAGAWSGASSGSHVPQNGNSPFGEGSTKPVGKDNPFFGPGSGPTRGDIGGTGGPKTGGPGFQTQPPNSIVGGGAGQPSSGNPFGVGAGSAAGTFGHYPGSGPESGNGGGGPGGVKKPLGTHRGSGSGGGVGIGLDGFGNLPGHENGGSFGGAFSGAFSSAHASSFADSKAASFGLGGPNPNFGEGNGGNWASSGAASQAGSGSWSSSGASAYASSSAGSWAGAGPHAVKG, encoded by the exons ATGACGATCAGCGCGTCGATCCTCGGCCTGATCGCGGCGGCGGCCATTGTTGGCTCAG AACCGCACGGGGTATTTGGTGGAAGTGGAGGTCTAGCGTACA GCGGTGCTTCCGCGTCGGCGTCAGCGAATGCGTATGCAGGGTCAGGAGCAAGCGTGTCCGCGTTGAGCAACGCGAACGCGTTCGTTGGGAATTTTCCCGGAATCGACGGTGGCCACGAGGGGCACAAAGGAATCCGCAGCTACGACAACACCGGATTCGGCAACCAGCCGAACGGCGGCCATGACAGTTCGTCCGGGCATACTGGAGTGAAGGGTGGTCGAGGTAGCGGTTGCTCGAAATGCAAATGGGAGGATGACGAATATTGGGAAACGGAGGAAGAGGAAGAAGAGCCGGAGGAGAGGAATGAAGACGAATGCGACGATGGCGACGATGGCCAATACAGGCCGGAACACCATCACGGGCGTGGAAAAAAACCAAATGTGCAGAAATTGGGAGCACCGGGAGTAGGTGGAGCACCAGGTGTGGGGGGAGCACCAGTCAAAGGAGGCCCAGGAGGAAGTGGAAGCCCATCGTCGGGATCTCCATGGAACAAACCATCAGGTCAACAACATGGTCAACAGCCTGGAGCTGGTTCCAAACCTTGGAATCAAGGACCTGGAGGTCCGGCTGGAACTTTTGGAACTGGACCGCAAGGTTCTACAGGCCCCAATGCAGGCAAACCGGGTGTAACGAATCAGCCAGGATGGAACAAGGGGCCTGAAACAGGCTCCGGATGTTCTGGCAATAATTCACCAGGCTCCGGATGCGGTCAAG ACTCAAGTGGTGTTGGTCCAGTAAAGCAAGGACCAGTGCCGTTCGGTAGCCCCAATGCGGGCAATGTTCAGAAACAAGGATCTCCAAACTATTCAACCAGTCCTACGGGAGGCTACGGCCCTCAGGGATCAAGTCCTACGCCTGGATGTGGTCCTTACGGTAACTGTGGACCTACATCCGGTGGCGGTCCAGGATATCCAGGCAAACCGGGAAGTCCAGGAAGTCAAGGAGGGCCAGGATATCCAGGCAGTCCGGGAAGTTCTGGAAGTCCAGGAG GTCAAGGCGGGCCGGGATATCCAGGCAGTCCGGGAAGCTCAGGAAAACCAGGAGGTCCAGGAAGTCCAGGATGTACTGGTAGCCCGTATGGAAATTGTGGTGGAGCTACACCTGGTGGATCTCCAGTGACGGGTGGACCATTTGGGGGCCATCCGGGAAGCGGATCGCCTTACGGTGGAATACCAGGAAGTTCAGGCAGTCCAGGAGGTCCAGGATACCCAGGCAAACCAGGAAGTCCAGGAAGTTCAGGTGGTCCCGGTGCTCCAGAAGGTCCAAAATATCCGGGTAGTTCAGGAAGTCCAGGATGTACCGGTGGTCGCTATGGAAATTGTGATGGGTCTGCACCTGGTGGATCTCCAGTGAAGAATGGACCATTTGCTGGTCATCCAGAAAGCGGTTCACCTTATGGTGGTACACCTGGAAGTCCAGGCAGTCCAGGAGGTCCAGGATATCCAGGCAGCCCGGGAAGTCCAGGAGGTCCAGGTAGACCAGGAAGTCCAGGAAGTCCAGGAAGTCATGGAGGCCCAGGATATCCAAGCAGACCAGGAAGTTCGGGAAGTCCAGGAGGTCCAGGAAGTCCAGGAGGTCCAGGAAGTCCAGGATGTACTGGTGGTCCGTATGGAAATTGTGGTGGAGCTGCACCTGGTGGATCTCCAGTGAAGGGTGGACCATTTGGTGGTCATCCGGGAAGCGGATCGCCTTACGGTGGAACACCAGGAAGTTTAGGCAGTCCAGGAGGTCCAGGATACCCAGGCAAACCAGGAAGTCCAGGAAGTTCAGGTGGTCCCGGTGCTCCAGGAGGTCCAAAATATCCGGGTAGTTCGGGAAGTCCGGGAGATCAAGAAGGACCAGGCAGTCCAGGAAGTCCAGGATGTACCGGTGGTCGTTATGGAAATTGTGATGGGTCTGCACCTGGTGGATTTCCAGTGAAGAATGAACCATTCGCTGGTCATCCAGGAAGCAGTTCGCCTTACGGTGGTACACCTGGAAGTCCAGGCAGCCCAGGAGGTCCAGGATATCCAGGCAGTCCGGGAAGTCCGGGAGGTCCAGGTAGACCAGGAAGTCAAGGAGGCTATCCAAGCAGTCCGGGAAGTTCTGGAAGTCCAGGAGGTCCAGGAAGTCCAGGATGTACTGGTGGTCCGTATGGAAATTGTGGTGGAGCTGCACCTGGTGGATCTCCCGTGAAGAATGGGCCATTTACTGGTCATCCGGGAAGTGGATCGCCTAATGTGGGCTCTCCTGGAAGTCCAGGAGGTCCAGGATATCCAGCCAGTCCGGGAAGTCCAGGAAGTCCAGGATGTACCAGTGGTCCTTACGGTAATTGTGGAGCTACACCTGGTGGATCTCCGTATGGGCCATCTGCTGGACATCCAGGACATCCAGGAAGTGGATCACCTATCGGTGGTTCTCTTGGAAGTCCAGGAGGATCAGGATATCCAGGCAGTCCGGGTAGTCCAGGGAGTCCAGGTGGATCTCAAACACCATATGGACCGTTTACAGGCGTAAGCACAAGTGCTGGTGCTCACGCTGGTGTGAGTGGACCAAGTCCTGGAAGTAGGCACCCTCCTGGAACACCAGGAAGTGGGTCACCTGGCTCCAGTCCCTCGTACTCGCCAAATGGTCCTTATGGTGGTCAGAAGCCTGGACCTTATGGACCTAGCAGCGGAGCTCCGGGAGTGAAAGGAGGTCCGAGCGGTGCAGGGCACCCACCTGGAACACCAGGAAGTGGAGCACCAGGCTCCAGTCCCTCGTACTCGCCAAATGCTCCATCTAGCAATTCTCCGTTTGGAAACGCAGGAACACCAGGTTCTCCAAATGGACCTTATGGTGGTCAGAAGCCTGGACCTTATGGACCTGGGAGTGGAGCTCCGGGCGTGAAAGGAGGCCCGGGCGGTTCAGGGCCTGGCACTTCACCAAACGGTCCTTACCCTGGAAATGGAAAACCTAGCCCTGGCAGCAGTCCATCCGCGCCAGGAGCATCTCCCAACAAGCCAGGCGCTGGAAATGGACACCCACCCGGTGGTCAAAGTAAACCCGACGGAGACAGTAAAATCTTTTACATAAACGTGAATCCTGCTCCGGGAACTCCGGCTGGAAGCAAGCCTCACGGTAACACTGGTCCTCATGGAGGACCTGGAACGACGAAATCTCCCTTCGGAACTGGACCGTCTGAACCGACTAGACCATATCAACCTGGTCCTCATGGCGGCGCTGGAACCACTAAACCTGCTTACCAACCAGGTCCTCATGAAGATGCAGGACCTACGAAGTCTCCTTTCCAGCCAAGTCCTTATGGCGGTGCTGGAACCACAAAATCTCCTTTCCAAACAAGTCCTTATGGCGGAGCTGGAACTGCAAAGCCTCCTTACCAACCAGGTCCTCATGCAAATACAGCACCCACGAAGTCTCCTTTCCAACCAGGACCTTATGGTGGAGCTGGAACGACGAAATCTCCCTATCCAAATGGACCTCACGCAGGCACTCCTGGAGGTAGCCCTGGCTGGCCCGGTTCAGGAATAAACGGACCAACGAACCAAAGCCCGTTAGGCGTACAACCTGGAAGCGGTACGAGCGGTTGTACAG GTAGTGGTCAGGGTTGCGGAAGCGGATGCAGTCAGAGTAACTCTCCGGGCGGCAAACCTTGCGATGAAAACAATATTCCTAACATCGAAAAGCTCTCTGGACCGGCAGGCGAAGGGCCCGACGATTTCTCGCAATCTTCGCAAGCAGTGTTCCCTCCTGGTGAAGCCATTCGACCATCCAACGCACCTGGCTGCACTTATGGCAGTTGTCCGCCTGGATCGGGTCCATCGCCCGGTGGCAAACCGGACAACGTGAATAAAATTCCCGGAGGGCCTGGAACGTATGAATGGAATCCCTTTTTGACTGGAAAAGTGTCGCCTCCTAGTAGTG GTGGCTCGTACCCTACAGCAACTACCAGCAAGCCAATTGGTGTTGGGAACCCCTTCTTCGGAGGAGGACCTGCAGTTGGCGTAGGAGCTGGAGCTGGTGCATGGAGCGGCGCCAGTTCCGGAAGTCACGTCCCTCAGAACGGAAACTCTCCGTTTGGAGAGGGATCGACGAAACCCGTGGGTAAAGACAATCCGTTCTTTGGACCAGGATCAGGACCCACGCGTGGCGATATCGGGGGCACAGGTGGTCCAAAGACTGGAGGACCAGGTTTTCAGACACAGCCCCCAAACAGCATCGTTGGAGGTGGAGCGGGCCAACCATCGAGTGGGAATCCATTCGGTGTTGGAGCAGGTTCTGCAGCAGGTACCTTCGGTCACTATCCTGGTTCAGGTCCTGAATCTGGTAACGGcggcggaggtcctgggggagtgAAGAAACCGTTAGGAACACATCGTGGTAGCGGAAGCGGAGGTGGCGTTGGAATTGGTTTGGACGGTTTTGGAAACTTACCTGGACACGAAAACGGCGGCTCCTTCGGTGGAGCGTTTTCTGGCGCCTTCAGCAGCGCTCATGCCTCCAGTTTCGCTGACTCGAAGGCTGCCTCGTTTGGCTTGGGAG GGCCAAATCCAAATTTCGGAGAGGGGAATGGCGGAAATTGGGCCTCCAGTGGCGCGGCAAGTCAAGCCGGAAGTGGTTCCTGGTCCTCCAGCGGAGCATCCGCTTACGCCAGCAGCAGCGCAGGCA GCTGGGCAGGCGCAGGACCACACGCTGTGAAAGGATAG
- the LOC143348575 gene encoding uncharacterized protein LOC143348575 isoform X16, with product MTISASILGLIAAAAIVGSEPHGVFGGSGGLAYSGASASASANAYAGSGASVSALSNANAFVGNFPGIDGGHEGHKGIRSYDNTGFGNQPNGGHDSSSGHTGVKGGRGSGCSKCKWEDDEYWETEEEEEEPEERNEDECDDGDDGQYRPEHHHGRGKKPNVQKLGAPGVGGAPGVGGAPVKGGPGGSGSPSSGSPWNKPSGQQHGQQPGAGSKPWNQGPGGPAGTFGTGPQGSTGPNAGKPGVTNQPGWNKGPETGSGCSGNNSPGSGCGQDSSGVGPVKQGPVPFGSPNAGNVQKQGSPNYSTSPTGGYGPQGSSPTPGCGPYGNCGPTSGGGPGYPGKPGSPGSQGGPGYPGSPGSSGSPGGPGRPGSPGSPGCTGGPYGNCGTAPGGSPVKSGPFAGHPGSGSPYGGTPGSPGSPGCTGGPYGNCGTAPGGSPVKNGPAGYPGSGSPESPNGSDGHPGGPAYPGSSGSPGGQGGPGYPGSPGSSGKPGGPGSPGCTGSPYGNCGGATPGGSPVTGGPFGGHPGSGSPYGGIPGSSGSPGGPGYPGKPGSPGSSGGPGAPEGPKYPGSSGSPGCTGGRYGNCDGSAPGGSPVKNGPFAGHPESGSPYGGTPGSPGSPGGPGYPGSPGSPGGPGRPGSPGSPGSHGGPGYPSRPGSSGSPGGPGSPGGPGSPGCTGGPYGNCGGAAPGGSPVKGGPFGGHPGSGSPYGGTPGSLGSPGGPGYPGKPGSPGSSGGPGAPGGPKYPGSSGSPGDQEGPGSPGSPGCTGGRYGNCDGSAPGGFPVKNEPFAGHPGSSSPYGGTPGSPGSPGGPGYPGSPGSPGGPGRPGSQGGYPSSPGSSGSPGGPGSPGCTGGPYGNCGGAAPGGSPVKNGPFTGHPGSGSPNVGSPGSPGGPGYPASPGSPGSPGCTSGPYGNCGATPGGSPYGPSAGHPGHPGSGSPIGGSLGSPGGSGYPGSPGSPGSPGGSQTPYGPFTGVSTSAGAHAGVSGPSPGSRHPPGTPGSGSPGSSPSYSPNGPYGGQKPGPYGPSSGAPGVKGGPSGAGHPPGTPGSGAPGSSPSYSPNAPSSNSPFGNAGTPGSPNGPYGGQKPGPYGPGSGAPGVKGGPGGSGPGTSPNGPYPGNGKPSPGSSPSAPGASPNKPGAGNGHPPGGQSKPDGDSKIFYINVNPAPGTPAGSKPHGNTGPHGGPGTTKSPFGTGPSEPTRPYQPGPHGGAGTTKPAYQPGPHEDAGPTKSPFQPSPYGGAGTTKSPFQTSPYGGAGTAKPPYQPGPHANTAPTKSPFQPGPYGGAGTTKSPYPNGPHAGTPGGSPGWPGSGINGPTNQSPLGVQPGSGTSGCTGSGQGCGSGCSQSNSPGGKPCDENNIPNIEKLSGPAGEGPDDFSQSSQAVFPPGEAIRPSNAPGCTYGSCPPGSGPSPGGKPDNVNKIPGGPGTYEWNPFLTGKVSPPSSGGSYPTATTSKPIGVGNPFFGGGPAVGVGAGAGAWSGASSGSHVPQNGNSPFGEGSTKPVGKDNPFFGPGSGPTRGDIGGTGGPKTGGPGFQTQPPNSIVGGGAGQPSSGNPFGVGAGSAAGTFGHYPGSGPESGNGGGGPGGVKKPLGTHRGSGSGGGVGIGLDGFGNLPGHENGGSFGGAFSGAFSSAHASSFADSKAASFGLGGPNPNFGEGNGGNWASSGAASQAGSGSWSSSGASAYASSSAGSWAGAGPHAVKG from the exons ATGACGATCAGCGCGTCGATCCTCGGCCTGATCGCGGCGGCGGCCATTGTTGGCTCAG AACCGCACGGGGTATTTGGTGGAAGTGGAGGTCTAGCGTACA GCGGTGCTTCCGCGTCGGCGTCAGCGAATGCGTATGCAGGGTCAGGAGCAAGCGTGTCCGCGTTGAGCAACGCGAACGCGTTCGTTGGGAATTTTCCCGGAATCGACGGTGGCCACGAGGGGCACAAAGGAATCCGCAGCTACGACAACACCGGATTCGGCAACCAGCCGAACGGCGGCCATGACAGTTCGTCCGGGCATACTGGAGTGAAGGGTGGTCGAGGTAGCGGTTGCTCGAAATGCAAATGGGAGGATGACGAATATTGGGAAACGGAGGAAGAGGAAGAAGAGCCGGAGGAGAGGAATGAAGACGAATGCGACGATGGCGACGATGGCCAATACAGGCCGGAACACCATCACGGGCGTGGAAAAAAACCAAATGTGCAGAAATTGGGAGCACCGGGAGTAGGTGGAGCACCAGGTGTGGGGGGAGCACCAGTCAAAGGAGGCCCAGGAGGAAGTGGAAGCCCATCGTCGGGATCTCCATGGAACAAACCATCAGGTCAACAACATGGTCAACAGCCTGGAGCTGGTTCCAAACCTTGGAATCAAGGACCTGGAGGTCCGGCTGGAACTTTTGGAACTGGACCGCAAGGTTCTACAGGCCCCAATGCAGGCAAACCGGGTGTAACGAATCAGCCAGGATGGAACAAGGGGCCTGAAACAGGCTCCGGATGTTCTGGCAATAATTCACCAGGCTCCGGATGCGGTCAAG ACTCAAGTGGTGTTGGTCCAGTAAAGCAAGGACCAGTGCCGTTCGGTAGCCCCAATGCGGGCAATGTTCAGAAACAAGGATCTCCAAACTATTCAACCAGTCCTACGGGAGGCTACGGCCCTCAGGGATCAAGTCCTACGCCTGGATGTGGTCCTTACGGTAACTGTGGACCTACATCCGGTGGCGGTCCAGGATATCCAGGCAAACCGGGAAGTCCAGGAAGTCAAGGAGGGCCAGGATATCCAGGCAGTCCGGGAAGTTCTGGAAGTCCAGGAGGTCCAGGCA GACCAGGCAGTCCAGGAAGTCCAGGATGTACCGGTGGTCCTTATGGTAATTGTGGAACTGCACCTGGTGGATCTCCCGTGAAGAGTGGACCATTTGCTGGTCATCCGGGAAGCGGATCGCCTTACGGTGGAACACCAGGAAGTCCGG GAAGTCCAGGATGTACCGGTGGTCCTTATGGTAATTGTGGAACTGCACCTGGTGGATCTCCCGTGAAGAATGGACCGGCTGGTTATCCGGGAAGTGGATCACCTGAAAGCCCAAATGGTTCAGATGGGCACCCAGGGGGCCCAGCATATCCAGGTAGTTCTGGAAGTCCAGGAGGTCAAGGCGGGCCGGGATATCCAGGCAGTCCGGGAAGCTCAGGAAAACCAGGAGGTCCAGGAAGTCCAGGATGTACTGGTAGCCCGTATGGAAATTGTGGTGGAGCTACACCTGGTGGATCTCCAGTGACGGGTGGACCATTTGGGGGCCATCCGGGAAGCGGATCGCCTTACGGTGGAATACCAGGAAGTTCAGGCAGTCCAGGAGGTCCAGGATACCCAGGCAAACCAGGAAGTCCAGGAAGTTCAGGTGGTCCCGGTGCTCCAGAAGGTCCAAAATATCCGGGTAGTTCAGGAAGTCCAGGATGTACCGGTGGTCGCTATGGAAATTGTGATGGGTCTGCACCTGGTGGATCTCCAGTGAAGAATGGACCATTTGCTGGTCATCCAGAAAGCGGTTCACCTTATGGTGGTACACCTGGAAGTCCAGGCAGTCCAGGAGGTCCAGGATATCCAGGCAGCCCGGGAAGTCCAGGAGGTCCAGGTAGACCAGGAAGTCCAGGAAGTCCAGGAAGTCATGGAGGCCCAGGATATCCAAGCAGACCAGGAAGTTCGGGAAGTCCAGGAGGTCCAGGAAGTCCAGGAGGTCCAGGAAGTCCAGGATGTACTGGTGGTCCGTATGGAAATTGTGGTGGAGCTGCACCTGGTGGATCTCCAGTGAAGGGTGGACCATTTGGTGGTCATCCGGGAAGCGGATCGCCTTACGGTGGAACACCAGGAAGTTTAGGCAGTCCAGGAGGTCCAGGATACCCAGGCAAACCAGGAAGTCCAGGAAGTTCAGGTGGTCCCGGTGCTCCAGGAGGTCCAAAATATCCGGGTAGTTCGGGAAGTCCGGGAGATCAAGAAGGACCAGGCAGTCCAGGAAGTCCAGGATGTACCGGTGGTCGTTATGGAAATTGTGATGGGTCTGCACCTGGTGGATTTCCAGTGAAGAATGAACCATTCGCTGGTCATCCAGGAAGCAGTTCGCCTTACGGTGGTACACCTGGAAGTCCAGGCAGCCCAGGAGGTCCAGGATATCCAGGCAGTCCGGGAAGTCCGGGAGGTCCAGGTAGACCAGGAAGTCAAGGAGGCTATCCAAGCAGTCCGGGAAGTTCTGGAAGTCCAGGAGGTCCAGGAAGTCCAGGATGTACTGGTGGTCCGTATGGAAATTGTGGTGGAGCTGCACCTGGTGGATCTCCCGTGAAGAATGGGCCATTTACTGGTCATCCGGGAAGTGGATCGCCTAATGTGGGCTCTCCTGGAAGTCCAGGAGGTCCAGGATATCCAGCCAGTCCGGGAAGTCCAGGAAGTCCAGGATGTACCAGTGGTCCTTACGGTAATTGTGGAGCTACACCTGGTGGATCTCCGTATGGGCCATCTGCTGGACATCCAGGACATCCAGGAAGTGGATCACCTATCGGTGGTTCTCTTGGAAGTCCAGGAGGATCAGGATATCCAGGCAGTCCGGGTAGTCCAGGGAGTCCAGGTGGATCTCAAACACCATATGGACCGTTTACAGGCGTAAGCACAAGTGCTGGTGCTCACGCTGGTGTGAGTGGACCAAGTCCTGGAAGTAGGCACCCTCCTGGAACACCAGGAAGTGGGTCACCTGGCTCCAGTCCCTCGTACTCGCCAAATGGTCCTTATGGTGGTCAGAAGCCTGGACCTTATGGACCTAGCAGCGGAGCTCCGGGAGTGAAAGGAGGTCCGAGCGGTGCAGGGCACCCACCTGGAACACCAGGAAGTGGAGCACCAGGCTCCAGTCCCTCGTACTCGCCAAATGCTCCATCTAGCAATTCTCCGTTTGGAAACGCAGGAACACCAGGTTCTCCAAATGGACCTTATGGTGGTCAGAAGCCTGGACCTTATGGACCTGGGAGTGGAGCTCCGGGCGTGAAAGGAGGCCCGGGCGGTTCAGGGCCTGGCACTTCACCAAACGGTCCTTACCCTGGAAATGGAAAACCTAGCCCTGGCAGCAGTCCATCCGCGCCAGGAGCATCTCCCAACAAGCCAGGCGCTGGAAATGGACACCCACCCGGTGGTCAAAGTAAACCCGACGGAGACAGTAAAATCTTTTACATAAACGTGAATCCTGCTCCGGGAACTCCGGCTGGAAGCAAGCCTCACGGTAACACTGGTCCTCATGGAGGACCTGGAACGACGAAATCTCCCTTCGGAACTGGACCGTCTGAACCGACTAGACCATATCAACCTGGTCCTCATGGCGGCGCTGGAACCACTAAACCTGCTTACCAACCAGGTCCTCATGAAGATGCAGGACCTACGAAGTCTCCTTTCCAGCCAAGTCCTTATGGCGGTGCTGGAACCACAAAATCTCCTTTCCAAACAAGTCCTTATGGCGGAGCTGGAACTGCAAAGCCTCCTTACCAACCAGGTCCTCATGCAAATACAGCACCCACGAAGTCTCCTTTCCAACCAGGACCTTATGGTGGAGCTGGAACGACGAAATCTCCCTATCCAAATGGACCTCACGCAGGCACTCCTGGAGGTAGCCCTGGCTGGCCCGGTTCAGGAATAAACGGACCAACGAACCAAAGCCCGTTAGGCGTACAACCTGGAAGCGGTACGAGCGGTTGTACAG GTAGTGGTCAGGGTTGCGGAAGCGGATGCAGTCAGAGTAACTCTCCGGGCGGCAAACCTTGCGATGAAAACAATATTCCTAACATCGAAAAGCTCTCTGGACCGGCAGGCGAAGGGCCCGACGATTTCTCGCAATCTTCGCAAGCAGTGTTCCCTCCTGGTGAAGCCATTCGACCATCCAACGCACCTGGCTGCACTTATGGCAGTTGTCCGCCTGGATCGGGTCCATCGCCCGGTGGCAAACCGGACAACGTGAATAAAATTCCCGGAGGGCCTGGAACGTATGAATGGAATCCCTTTTTGACTGGAAAAGTGTCGCCTCCTAGTAGTG GTGGCTCGTACCCTACAGCAACTACCAGCAAGCCAATTGGTGTTGGGAACCCCTTCTTCGGAGGAGGACCTGCAGTTGGCGTAGGAGCTGGAGCTGGTGCATGGAGCGGCGCCAGTTCCGGAAGTCACGTCCCTCAGAACGGAAACTCTCCGTTTGGAGAGGGATCGACGAAACCCGTGGGTAAAGACAATCCGTTCTTTGGACCAGGATCAGGACCCACGCGTGGCGATATCGGGGGCACAGGTGGTCCAAAGACTGGAGGACCAGGTTTTCAGACACAGCCCCCAAACAGCATCGTTGGAGGTGGAGCGGGCCAACCATCGAGTGGGAATCCATTCGGTGTTGGAGCAGGTTCTGCAGCAGGTACCTTCGGTCACTATCCTGGTTCAGGTCCTGAATCTGGTAACGGcggcggaggtcctgggggagtgAAGAAACCGTTAGGAACACATCGTGGTAGCGGAAGCGGAGGTGGCGTTGGAATTGGTTTGGACGGTTTTGGAAACTTACCTGGACACGAAAACGGCGGCTCCTTCGGTGGAGCGTTTTCTGGCGCCTTCAGCAGCGCTCATGCCTCCAGTTTCGCTGACTCGAAGGCTGCCTCGTTTGGCTTGGGAG GGCCAAATCCAAATTTCGGAGAGGGGAATGGCGGAAATTGGGCCTCCAGTGGCGCGGCAAGTCAAGCCGGAAGTGGTTCCTGGTCCTCCAGCGGAGCATCCGCTTACGCCAGCAGCAGCGCAGGCA GCTGGGCAGGCGCAGGACCACACGCTGTGAAAGGATAG